In Scyliorhinus canicula unplaced genomic scaffold, sScyCan1.1, whole genome shotgun sequence, the following are encoded in one genomic region:
- the LOC119960426 gene encoding uncharacterized protein LOC119960426 encodes MDDLGPDVVKVTVGGSPQRQAVKRRRKYYCTYNDDWCALHPEYRPWLRKLNESTAQCLLCHQSFSVKYEGRRAVRGHADCTRHKEAVKNRGRPAPPPPPPPPAADSAARQAEARENLATAAELAEIYRGVTQHLSYSSLDGGGQQLLRRGWGEDAPEAPWAAALTRPVHCGRTKAASLTENVLAPHSRELLLDGLRAAGCFSLSADASNRGGRTYLPVAVRYFDRARGLRHGLLDCYRADEAEGPAAGEGLADRLEGVLREGRLDGSCLSAYVADGTSVDAEKHAAAYLRLRQRHGTALQVACRCRLMHDCVRKGLKALSFDVEWLVLKVCGELSSSSSASSAEGLRGFSAFLQREYKELLRRAPVRWLSLLPAVGQLACSWEALRAHFLAAGEEECAGVVWQAFAGPDPLPLCYVHFAHHLMSAFHTALAQLEKPEASCLELDPVLAALLAKLRRRRADRFYGQACQASLSAVAPAERQRFEEEAGGALSRCLEFLEQRYGPADAALFGGMAALSLDREVSWAELEALARALRLPLDLDRLHDELCALHRLQAQTAAKEPRLDRRWVEVFRQLPPDESGQLFRLVSFVLSIPVSNGYCERVFRLMATLWSKERNRLSERLVKAELQVQLNYSMTCAQFYQYVKDSPDLLKAARSQLKYRFKKKRVTNEQSPQQPGNPGSIEGSQTSNIPSISPFDTIRTE; translated from the coding sequence ATGGACGACCTGGGTCCGGACgtggtcaaggtgacggtgggCGGCAGCCCGCAGCGCCAGGCGGTGAAGCGCCGCCGCAAGTACTACTGCACCTACAACGACGACTGGTGCGCCCTCCACCCCGAGTACCGGCCCTGGCTGCGCAAGCTGAACGAGTCGACCGCCCAGTGCCTGCTGTGCCACCAGTCCTTCTCCGTCAAGTACGAGGGTCGCCGGGCCGTGCGGGGCCACGCCGACTGCACCCGGCACAAGGAGGCGGTGAAGAACCGGGGCCGGCCAGccccgcctccgcccccccctccgccggcCGCCGACTCGGCCGCCCGCCAGGCGGAGGCTCGCGAGAACCTCGCCACGGCGGCCGAGTTGGCCGAAATCTACCGGGGGGTCACCCAGCACCTCAGCTACTCCAGCCTGGACGGCGGCGGCCAGCAGCTCCTGCGGCGCGGCTGGGGCGAGGACGCGCCCGAGGCGCCCTGGGCCGCCGCCCTGACCCGCCCCGTCCACTGCGGCCGCACCAAGGCCGCCAGCCTGACCGAGAACGTGCTGGCCCCCCACTCGCGGGAGCTGCTGCTGGACGGCCTGCGGGCCGCCGGCTGCTTCTCGCTCTCGGCTGACGCCTCCAACCGGGGGGGGCGCACCTACCTGCCGGTGGCCGTCCGCTACTTCGACCGGGCCCGGGGACTGCGCCACGGCCTGCTGGACTGTTACCGGGCTGACGAGGCCGAGGGCCCGGCTGCCGGCGAGGGCCTGGCCGACCGACTCGAGGGCGTCCTGCGTGAGGGCCGGCTGGACGGCAGCTGTCTCTCGGCCTACGTGGCGGACGGCACCTCGGTGGACGCGGAGAAGCACGCCGCGGCCTACCTCCGCCTGCGCCAGAGGCACGGGACCGCCCTGCAGGTGGCCTGCCGCTGCCGCCTGATGCACGACTGCGTCCGCAAGGGCCTGAAGGCGCTGAGCTTCGACGTGGAGTGGCTGGTGCTGAAGGTGTGCGGCgagctctcctcctcctcctccgcctcctcggCCGAGGGGCTGCGCGGCTTCTCCGCCTTCCTGCAGCGGGAGTACAAGGAGCTCCTGCGGCGTGCCCCCGTGCGCTGGCTCTCCCTCCTGCCCGCCGTGGGGCAGCTGGCCTGCAGCTGGGAGGCCCTGCGCGCCCACTTCCTGGCGGCGGGCGAGGAGGAGTGCGCCGGGGTGGTGTGGCAGGCCTTCGCCGGGCCCGACCCGCTGCCCCTATGTTACGTCCACTTTGCCCACCACCTCATGTCGGCCTTCCACACGGCGCTGGCCCAGCTGGAGAAGCCTGAGGCCTCCtgcctggagctggaccctgtcCTCGCTGCCCTGCTGGCCAAGCTGAGGCGCCGGCGGGCGGACCGCTTCTACGGGCAGGCGTGCCAGGCGTCCCTCTCCGCCGTGGCCCCCGCCGAGCGGCAGCGCTTCGAGGAGGAGGCCGGCGGGGCcctctcccgctgcctggagttCCTGGAGCAGCGCTACGGGCCGGCGGACGCCGCCCTCTTCGGGGGCATGGCTGCCCTCTCCCTCGACCGGGAGGTGAGCTGGGCCGAGCTGGAGGCCCTGGCCCGCGCCCTGCGCCTGCCCCTCGACCTGGACCGGCTCCACGACGAGCTGTGCGCCCTCCACAGGCTGCAGGCCCAGACCGCCGCCAAGGAGCCCCGGCTGGACCGCCGCTGGGTGGAAGTCTTCCGCCAGCTGCCGCCCGACGAAAGCGGCCAGCTCTTCCGCCTCGTCTCTTTCGTCCTCTCCATCCCCGTCTCCAACGGCTACTGCGAGCGGGTATTTCGCCTGATGGCCACGCTCTGGAGCAAGGAACGGAACCGGCTGAGCGAGCGCCTGGTTAAGGCCGAACTCCAGGTGCAGCTCAACTACAGCATGACCTGTGCCCAGTTTTACCAGTACGTCAAGGACTCCCCAGACCTGCTCAAGGCCGCCCGCAGCCAACTCAAGTATCGATTCAAGAAGAAAAGAGTCACAAACGAACAATCTCCTCAACAGCCGGGGAACCCAGGCTCCATAGAAGGGTCCCAAACGTCAAACATCCCCTCGATTTCACCATTTGATACAATTAGAACAGAGTGA